From Saccopteryx leptura isolate mSacLep1 chromosome 3, mSacLep1_pri_phased_curated, whole genome shotgun sequence, one genomic window encodes:
- the DKKL1 gene encoding dickkopf-like protein 1 yields the protein MWHALLLLLLLPSASVPPSAAAPIRDADAQESSLGFLGLERLLQGFTQLFLKNDLLRGMDNFFSAPMDLRGLPSNYHQEENQEHQLGNNTVSSHLQIDKVTDNKTGEVLISKKVVASIESGEGSLESDWKVPKIEEKEAPVPISTSMDSFHLEPHPRVAFWILKLPRRRSHQSAQEGGRRLSERQHRLQAIREGLREEAQEEVLQEGPQGSSHFKLPARKTHFLYILRPFQQL from the exons ATGTGGCACGCGCTGCTCCTGCTTCTGCTGCTCCCTTCTGCCTCGGTTCCCCCCTCCGCTGCAGCCCCGATCCGCGATGCTGACGCCCAGGAGAGCTCCTTGGGTTTTCTAGGCCTCGAGAGACTACTACAAGGCTTCACCCAGCTTTTCTTGAAA AATGACCTGCTACGGGGCATGGACAACTTCTTCTCTGCCCCCATGGACCTCCGGGGCCTCCCTAGCAATTACCACCAAGAAGAAAACCAGGAGCACCAGCTGGGTAACAACACTGTCTCCAGCCACCTCCAGATCGACAAG GTGACTGACAACAAAACAGGAGAGGTGCTGATCTCCAAGAAGGTGGTGGCCTCCATTGAATCAGGAGAGGGGAGCTTGGAAAGTGACTGGAAG GTACCCAAGATAGAGGAGAAGGAGGCCCCCGTGCCCATTTCCACGTCCATGGACAGCTTCCATCTGGAACCTCATCCCCGAGTGGCCTTCTGGATTTTGAAGCTGCCACGGCGAAGGTCCCATCAGAGTGCCCAGGAAGGCGGCCGCAGGCTCAGCGAGAGGCAACACCGCCTGCAGGCTATCCGGGAAGGGCTCCGGGAGGAGGCCCAAGAGGAGGTCCTGCAAGAAGGGCCCCAGGGCTCCTCCCACTTCAAGCTGCCTGCCCGCAAGACACACTTCCTGTACATTCTCAGGCCCTTCCAGCAACTCTAG